Within Quercus lobata isolate SW786 chromosome 5, ValleyOak3.0 Primary Assembly, whole genome shotgun sequence, the genomic segment AAATTGAAAGGACCAAATAATTAAAGCCAcctgatttttcaaaaataaaaaaataaagccaATTTTTTACAACCGGTACTATTCATCAAACCAGTCAGCCAAAAGGCCAGAAGGATCAAAACaaggtctaaaaaaaatgaatcactacaaaacgcgggcattaggccgcgtttttttggGCCGTGTTTATAAACAattactatatataaatatatatatatatatatatatatatatatatatatatacgagGGAAATAAATATGAATAGGGCAATTATAGTGATACCCAGTATATAATTCATGCACAATTGTTATATATCCTGGCCCAGACCTTGTACCTTAAACTAGTTGTAGGTCCCTTGACCGGGTAGCTCAAACCCAGGCGGTGTTTCTGTAGCTTGTGGTCCAACAACTAACATCAGTTATGTTCTTTGTCTTTATCATTCATTGCCATTTACTATGTTAATTATAATGGTAGATATATATTAGATACACATGGATCTTCACTGCTCCCAATTGTACCTAGAAAAGAATTTTTCTACTGTAACCTCTTTCTTTCCCATATATTGCATTCACTATAAacaggggaaaaaagaaaaagtaaccATAacataaagaaggaaaaagaaaagtagataGAATTAGGAAGTGAAATGCATCCTAAATGTCATATTAACCTCACAAATACCATTTTCACAGTGCTATATATGACAGTATTGGCTAGCTACTACTAATTGCACTTAAGAGGCAACTCGATGTTTTCATTCAAATGAAGAAAATCTGATGTCCTTTGCACCAAAATAATGGCAGATTCAATAACATTTGGATCATATATAGTTGATATCTAACTAGTAACTAATTTCCCTCAATAATAAAGAGAAGTCTACATTATTGTCCCTAAATCCTCCTCCGATCTCACTCAATATTGGATCCCTCATACATTACATTCACAAcattaaagacaaaaaaaaaagatttggtaAAGAAGAAAATCGATGAAataatcatctacacatttgaGGATGATGAGAGGGTGTAAGCTCACAATCTGATGAGTAGCACCCACTGTCTGCATTGAAACCTAATTCATGCAAGTAGAAcacctctcttttctcttcaacCACCTTCAAGATTTTCTCAAACACAGACACTTCACATGGAATCTTAAGCACTCCCTCTTGTTGGAAACCAAATTCTTCTTCAGCTTCCCTTAGTAATATCGCAAATGCTTGGTGACCCAAGTACTCAGTTGGGATAACAAATCTCTTCAACTCCTTTCCTACGCAAACTGCAAGAAACCCTTTTGGGACAACATCATTGGAAGCCCCTGAAACATCTGAGAAAGAGAGTGTTCTCTTAATGAAATTGATGCTTTTACTGCCAGTACTGCCATTGCTGGTGTTGGTGCTTGAAGAAGTAGTGTTGGAGCTGTTCTTTGAAGCATTTGCTAGCTTTTTCCACTTCTTGAGGATCTGTTGAAGCCTAACAATCTCCCTGATCTTGTTAGACTTCTTTGAATCCATCAAGTTAACTGGTTTTCTGCAAAGAGAACTAGTGTTGTGTCCTTCAAATGCTATAGCAGCTCCTTTGTGTGAATGAATCGCAAGTGGGTGGTGGTGTACGCATTTAAAGAAGTTGAAGATGCTGGTGGTGCGCTGAGTTACCCGCAATATTTAATGAGTacttgatattttattattttgtacaTATAATATATCATTATTCATTAAAGTTATGGTACATTGGTTACTGGTGCAACTGCCTCATGAATCATAACCAATCGATCAAggcctttttgtttttgtttatttagagATTTAATCCCTAGGtgagtaatttatattttagccTCACATTCTTGGATTCTGCAACATTACTTTCTTAGCTTAATATTcgcttctctttttttttttttttttctcttttcttgtgtgtgtgtgaagaaGTCAGCTATATGTACTGAGACTTTAGTTATGTAAGATGAACGGTTGGATTATTAAAAATGTTAACTGATGAGGGTAAAATTAGTTAGACAAGAGTGACGGGCCAGGCTTGACAAAGATGACGAGATGGAACTGTACCGTCAGCATTTCTTCAAGATTGACGGAGGAGTGAAGGAAGAGCCCACATGAAGCCGGGCATCCTGAAGCTGACGGAAGTAAAATTAGGCAGACGGGAGTAATTAGACAGACGGAAGTAAAATTAGGCAGACGGGAGTAATTAGACAGACGGGAGTAAACTTGGGCAGACGGGGTTATCCTAAACTGACGGCGTCGGTCTACGGATTGATTGATATGCACGCTTAcgtatataagtaaaataacttGCTCCCCACGTTTCAAGGAACCTAAggactcctatatggaaagaatcccgtaaaatacgcccaagaagactcctataaggaaaagacttctactccaaggaagagaggtcaaccatctactactataaaaacccaagcacccccACAaaacaaggtacgcataatttaccctctctagcactctagagcagtgagaatagttctaacttgaccttcggaggtgtttggccggtaccacaccggtactctttgctaggttattccttttcgttgtgcaggtgccatttgatcgtacgaggaacgtgtgactcattGGTGGTACTGTTtccggcatcatcagttggcgccgtctgtgggaagcgtAGCACAttctcgcttcctagacaaaagagttacatggtactcactcgctcaatggcgactaccaacgacgttcaagaagaagaagcccctacgactgctcttgaaagacaggtgaggacactcgccgctgccgtagagcgcctcaccaaacaaaaccacgacctagaagagcaactgAGACAGAAGAATGCAGCCCCCAACAACCAAGGAGCAAATCAAGAGGGAACTAGCGCCGACAGGAGAAATCAGGAAGGCCCCCAGGCCagcaacgccccgagcaaaccagAACGGCAGAACACGAGCCTCCCCTCCCTCGCAGAGATTGCTCCGCCACTTgttatcgcggagatgcaggccatgaaggaacaaatggaggttatgatgaatgctctcaagggacgagtatcaagcgacctggacgaccttgtcaaccgaactGACTCGCCGTTCACCGCCACCGTCAACTCCTACCCTTTACCAAGCAAATTCCGCATGCCACATATAGAcagttatgacggggtcaaggacccgctggaccacctggagaccttcaagaccctaatgcaccttcaaggagtagcggacgccatcatgtgtagggccttccctacaacactgaagggcgcagcgagaatttggttcagctgactgacaccaaactccatcggcaccttcaaagagctcagcgctcagtttaccgcacacttcattggaggccatcgatacaagaagtctacagcatgcttgatgagcatgaaacagcgagaagatgaaactttaagggcttacatctcccgcttcaacaaagaggcactctcagtcgacgaagccgacgataagatccttgttgcggcattcacgaatggcttgaagaagggaaagtttttgttttccctatacaaaaacgaccctaagaccatgtcggaagtgCTTTATCGCGCCacaaagtatatgaacgctgaagatgcCCTATTAGCTCGGGAAGAGAAGCCAAGGAAAAGAGAACGACAGGAAGACAATCGGCAGGACCAAGGCCAAAAGAAGACAAGAACAGGAGACCGGAGGGAAGAAAGGCGCCCTAGACCAATGGGGGGAAGGTTCACGAGCTTCACTCCGCTAACAGCCTCGGTggatcaagtccttatgcaaatcaaggacgaagaggctctgacgttcccaggaaaactgaaaagcgaccccaacaaacgttccagggataagtattgccgtttccatcgcgaccacggccacgacacagctgattgctatgacctcaagcagcagattgagacccttatcagacaaggaaagctgcagagATTCGTTAGCAAAGAGAAGACGGATCCCCCCGCACAAGACCAACACCCCCGACGGGACAATGAGCGACCGAGGCCTCCGATCGGGAATAtcaggatgatcgtaggaggaacagctgccgccgggtcatccaagaaagcccgcaagacctatcttcggatggtgcaaaatgttcagctgatggaagtcatgccaaagatagcacggagagaaggtcccataatcggattctcagaggaagacgcgcgacgccttcaccacccacatgatgatgcgctcgtcgtcagcctgcgtgtgggagactacaacatgcaccgggtactggtcgacaatggcagtTCAGCGGATATTCTATACTATACagcgttccagcagatgaggatcgacaaACAGCGGCTGATCCCAACCAACGCCCCGCTTGTTGGCTTTGGcgggagccgggtattcccatTAGGCGCAGTCACATTATCCGTCATTGTAGGCGATTACCCTCAGCAAATAGCCagggacgtgacattcttggtggtcgattgctcatcagcctacaacgctatcctcgggcgacccacgctcaactcatggaaggcagtaacttccacctatcacctaatgatcaagttcccgaCTGATTACGGAGTAGGTGAGCTGCGCGGGAGTCAGATGGCCGCAcgcgaatgctacatagccatgatggaaatggaagATCAGATTCaggctttaagcatagaagagTGCCGGACGATAACAGAGCCGGTCGAGAAGTTggaagagataccccttgacaATTCCGACCCTAGtcgaacgaccaaaattggaacgctCGCCAACACCATGATCCGTCAGGAGCTCATAGCCTTCCTCAGACGCAATCGAGACGTATTCGCGTGggatcatgaagatatgccgggaatagatccttcagtcatggtacataggttgaacgtatcgcccgccttcccacctatcagacagaagaagagagtgtttgcccccgagagagaccgagccatagcagaagaagtcagaaagctacgggaagcaagttttattagagaagtatactatcccgactggctagcaaatgtggtgatggtcagGAAGGCGTgcgggaaatggcggatgtgcgtggacttcaccgatttcaataaggcctgccccaaggatagctaccccctcccgaggGTCGATATCCTAGTAGACTCTACGGCTCGACACCAgctgctgagcttcatggacgccttctcggggtacaaccaaatccgaatgcatgaagccgaccaagagaaaacgtcgttcgtaaccagccaaggcctcttctgttacaaggtgatgcccttcggcctgaagaacgcaggcgcaacgtaccagagactcatgaacaaaatgttcgcgcagcagattgggaggaatgtccaagtctatgtggaCGATATGTTGGTGAAGAGtcgaagggaggaagatcatctaggagatctcaaagaaacattcgacacacttcgctcctacaatatgaagctcaatccaggaaagtgtgcctttggggtaacggcaggaaaattcttaggattcatggtgtctcagaggggCATCGAAGCGAATCCGGACAAGATCCAGGCCATCCTGgatatggcaccaccaagaaatgtgaaggaggtgcaaagcctcaacggaaagatagcagcactaaacaggttcgtgtcaagggccacggacaagtgtttacccttcttccgaacattgaagaaatccttcgagtggaccGACGAATGCCAACAAGCGTTCGAAGAATTGAAGGCTTACCTCTCCTCCCCACCATTACTAAGCCCATCGCAGCCAGGAGAGGAGCTTTTCctctatctagccgtctcccccGCAGCAGTTAGCGCGgccttgatcagagaagaagagaaagtgcaaaagCCCGTATACTACGCAAGCCGAGCGCTTCATGGGGCCGAAGAAAGGTacccgcccatggaaaaacttgccttCGCATTAGTTACGGCAGCCCGCAAACTCAAAccgtacttccaagcccatacgGTGAACGTCCTGACTGACAAGCCTTTGAGGCGAGCAATGAGCAGTCCCGAGGCCGCGGGACGATTGGCATTATGGGCTATAGaactgagcgaatttgatattcaaTACCGCCCACGGACTGCCATCAAGGGACAGGTCGTCGCCGACTTTATAGCTGAGTTCACTCATgatgaagacaagggggcagcagAGTCCCCTCAATGGAGTATATATACGGACGGGTCATCTAACAGACAAGCCGCAGGGGCTGGCATTGTGCTATTATTGCCcgaaggagacaccattgaatgtatggtTCGTCTCGACTTCCCTGCTACCAAtaatgaatcagagtatgaggctctgatagcagggctcgacctcgccaaagcggcaggagccgcgagggtagtcatccactgcgattcacaggtcgtcactaaccaaataaatggagactatgagtgcaagggcgaaaagatgaagaagtaccttggtgAAGTAAAGGCGAGAGTGGATGACCTAGAAGCTAAAGTTGTCCAAATTCCTAGAGAAGAAAACGAGCGAGCCGACCGCCTCGCGaaagccgcctcagcagaacaaatggtcatccccggtaatgtactttccttcATACAGCTTTCTCCGCTAATAAACCTCAGCAACATGCAGGAAATATGCTCTGACAGAAGCTGGACGACgccgttagtttcatacttgAAAAACGGGGTCTTACCAGACGAGAAGGAAGCAGCAAGGAGACTTAAGGTCCAGGCGGCGAGGttcgtcctgataaaagacGTCCTTTACAAAAGAGATTTCTCCCGACCATATTTAAGATGCTTGGGTAcggaagaggcagactacgtcatgagagaggtaCATGAGGGAATCTAcggaaaccactcagggtccagatcgttggtacacaagcttgtgcgagcagggtacttttggcccaccatgcagaaggacgccgaagcctatgtcagggcttgcgacaagtgccaaaggttcagcaacattattaggcaaccaaccgaagagctgaccccaatgacggccccgtggccgttcgcacagtggggcttagatattatgggacccttccctacagcagcacgacagctaaagttcctggtggtaggcatcgactatttcacaaaatgggtggaagctgaagctttggccacaatcacggagaaaaacgtacgaagctttgtttggagatgcatcatatgcaggtttggcattcctagagtcttcgtctcggacaacggacggcaattcgacaacgacccctttcgagatttctgctcgcaactaggaataaagaaccactattcctcccccgcccaccccCAAGCTAATGGCCAAGTCGAAGTTACGAACCGATCCTtactcaagattatcaagactcggctcgagggggcaaagggtatatggcccgatgaattgccaagcgtattatgggcttacaggacgacagcaaggacacccacaggagaaacaccattccgactgacGTACGGAGGCGAAGCGGTCATtccagcagaagttgggctcgcaagctacagggtgcacaaccacgACGGAAACAAAAATGACGAAGCTATGCGACTACAGTTGGACCTGATAGACGAAGTCAGGGCAATAGgagaacaaaggctcgctcggtaccaggaccgtatggctaaacattacaactcccgggttcgacacagggacttccaggttggagaccttgttcttagaaaggtcatgggcgccgctagggaccctacccaagggaaactcggccccaattgggaaggaccctacagagtcacgtcatggcaaaggaaaggcACATACCACCTAGAGacgttggaaggaaagaaactgccgcacccgtggaacaccgagcacctacgaaaatactaccagtaggagCGACAGCACGAAGTTcaagtttttcttattttattttacattccgACAAGACTTTAGTCTCACTCCTCAGAACTATtatttaccttaattttttggcaacaattcttctttttagcccaaggggcaggatttacttttaattactttttgaatgcatggcaataaga encodes:
- the LOC115992727 gene encoding auxin-responsive protein SAUR72-like, translating into MDSKKSNKIREIVRLQQILKKWKKLANASKNSSNTTSSSTNTSNGSTGSKSINFIKRTLSFSDVSGASNDVVPKGFLAVCVGKELKRFVIPTEYLGHQAFAILLREAEEEFGFQQEGVLKIPCEVSVFEKILKVVEEKREVFYLHELGFNADSGCYSSDCELTPSHHPQMCR